The DNA window GATTTTCAAGCAAGACAGTTACAAGATTATTTCCTGTTGAAAATTTCCTTGAAATCAGCAGCTCTCAGCTCTCTGTCATGACAGCACTGGGCCTCATTTATCAAATAGGTTCTCTGATCCATTTGTAAGgaatgactacattttaaagtctgtagaacccccccccctctctctctcttttacagttttttttatttggctcTAGTGACAACGACACAATTGCTGGATTGACAGCAATCATTTGTCATACAGTATATGAAACTGAATACTGTATTTGATACGCCATCTTATCAAAGGGGAGGAACTGTCAAGTGTCAAGGATAATGTggccatatatttttttataccttAGGCAGTCAAGAGATTGATGCCAGATTTTACGACACATTCCTGTAAATACCCTTTGTTGATTTATGAGCCCCCCCGTTCATTTACACGTTCCTACTTTTAATATAAGTAAGACCTTGTTCACCTGAGGCCCAGGTCTCGTCGTTCCAGCGATGTCATCCGTGATTGATGACTTATCCACGTGCGCATTCGGGTCAGTTGGTCACAATCAAACGTGAAGGCTGACCTTCAAATGGAAGCAAGACAAATATTTGCCTTCACATTTGTGATTGGACATGATAATGAAAAGCAGTCGTGTCAGCAGATGGCACTaatgtgctttatttttttcattaccgCTCCTTTCAAATTTGACGTGATTAGTTTCAATCCCCAAAACAGCCGTGAGTTAGCATTCGAGTTGGCAACAAGTCAAGTTTTGATTCTAAATTGCAATCCCCATTTCATTGGAACGCCGTTAAGCTAAATTTCACTTTGAGCGAGTCGGCAAAATGCTCCATTATTTTCACTCCGCTATAAAGCACAACTCGTCGCCACCGTTGAACTGCCTCGTCTCGAGCTCCCCGACGCATAAATGAAAGAGAGAATGAGAGTTTAACGGGCAGCATCCACACAGCCATGAGATCGGCACGCTGGTCCCAGACGGAGTGaccttgttgattttccaCCTTCCACAGACTTCCCTGCAAATGCTTCTGCTCTCCACTccccatttttgtgtttgaacaCACAGAGCCTCCTTTTCATTTACCTGCTTTTCACCGGCCTTGGAAAGCTGtctcctcacacacacacacactctacTAATGTGTCACACTTACTTAGTCATGTGGTTGCTCAACCTCTTTTCCTGTGTGTATGTTGTACGTgtgtctcgctctctcgctctcacacGCTTTTCGgtgtttttccccttcctcTGCTTGTCGttgctctctctctatctttctttttctgtatCGTCTCTCTGCTGCCATACCTCTGCATCCTGTCTGTCTCCCTTAGTGGGGCAGTGTCAGGGTGTCAGAAGGGAGCAGCCACTGGGCATGGGGATGATGGGGGTGGGCCTTATCGCAGTGACAGCATGAAGAGCATGATGACAGAAGGAGCGAAGGCCGGGAGATGGCAGACCGTCCAGGGCCACGTGCAGTCCGGAGGATTCAAACCCAGCAAGTGAGTTTAGCCTGCCGCGCATCGGGCAATGAGGCGGAATGCGGCTCGACTGTCGTGCCGTGCTCAGGGTTCTGCGGATAATTTTCAGAAGTGGCCGCCGGCAAGTGCTTATGGTAAAAATTGTGTCGCAATAACGGCTAATTAAAAATGCCAAGTTATGTCACATAAGCTTTCACAACAATTATATTTCCAGGTATGAAGCGAGTATATTTTCACTTATTTTTAGAAAttactgtttattttcaaCTAAAAAGGGATTcaaataagaaagaaaaatacatatgtCAAAATTTAGATATAAGGGGGCTGGTGCGGATTAATcgtattttcattcatttcaataagcGAAGGAACCTTGGTTTACGAATAGTCACGTCACaaataatcacatttgtaacTTGAGGCTaccaataaaaagaaaaaaaggaatacagTATGAATGTGAAACCTCAATACGTCGTCATAAGAACACTATATGTCGGATATGTGAAGTTTTTGTGCTCAAGGATGTGACAGAATTTGTTCACAATCCTCCGGTGGCAGTCTGTTTTGAAATCCTCCGCCGCTATGTTTAGCATTCTGACTAAGCAGGTCATTTTCAGCAGGGAGCGAGGTGGCGCTCGGGTATCAAGGTGAGCTCGTGGGCGCAGATCTTGGTACGAACCCAGTACGACCTTGAGCTGCCTCGAATGTTCGGCTTCGCTGCACAATGTCACCAAATTGGCTGCAAGTGCCCCtactaaaataaaacttgCACACAATGGCTACAATGATGCGTCATCCATCTGGCACCTGCCGTGTCGTATGACATCACTGAGACTATATTCAGCGCCTATGAGGATGTTAATTTCCAGCTGGGTGTGAATTTTGCACCTTTTTTGCCACCTTGTGATTTTCTTCCAACGCAACGCATTCACTACCTCATCCTTCATCTgctccccaccccccacccccatttttttccacccctTCTCTATAATTGGTTTCTATTTTGGGGCAGCCATAAGAGTCTGTGCgtcttgtgtttgtgtctcgCACCCCATTTCCCGACCCCTCCATCCTCACCCTTTCTCCATCTTACTTGTATAGCCACTCCCACCCGTCTCTGATTCCTGCTTCATTTTCAtatcaccctttttttttaatgttttctaCATTAAATATGATTGAGAAATAATGTCTGGTGAAGTCGTGCAAAGCGGAGTAAACTGAGGTGAATAGCTCCCATGACCTAATTCATGTAGTCGGGGTAATGCAGTCAGCTGACGGCAGAGGATATATTTAGttgacagcaaaaaaataaaaaattaaacagaAGTGCACGTAATGTCGCACAGCGTTATGATCATGTGATTGCTAAAAGTGTCAATTTTGAAAATCCTAAAAGGAGGTTGGAAATTAGCCATTGATAGAGGGAGGGAGACGTAATGTAGGCCTTGGTTGGCTGATGAAAGTCTCCAGAGAGGGCAGCGTGTGTTTAAAAGACCCAAAAGGATGAAAGACTGTCAGATCATTTTCGAGTGCAGGAAAATGGGCATCTCGCATCAGAGCAGAAAAACCTCGCCCGCAAGCTGCAAAGCTTCGAGCCAAACGTCGCCGAGACGCCCGGCGCCCGTTCGGACTTCGCGCATCCGAGCGCTACCGCTTCGAAATACTCTTCCACGCAAGCTCGGCGGGCAGACGCGCAGGCTGCCTTCGCACGTGGCGCAGACGCACAGGGCGAGCGTGCAGACGCGCAGGGCGAGCGTGCAGCCGGCGGCACATTCGGGTTGCACCTTCTCCTGCTATCTCTGCTATTGTTGTTACTGCTGCTGCCTCACATTGCTCTCCTtctctttcctcctcctcctgtctcCAACTCCACCCTCTGACTCCTCGTCCACTTCCCCTACCCCCGCGCCAACATCAACTTCCCGTGTGGATGAACTTTCGACACCTCCTGACGTCAACTTGACTGTTTCTGCCGCGTCACCCCGCCTCACCTCTGACGATTCTGTCGTCCTCCGCCGCACTTGCGCTCCTGAACTGCTCACCCCCACcacctctcctcctccctcttctGGCTCCTCCTTCTCTTTCCATCGCCACATGCTATGTCGGCCGTGGCCATCTTCTCGTTCTCTTTCCTCCCTGCTCCTCTGCCCTCCCAGCTTTGGGGATCCCGTATTGTCCTACGCGTCCACACTGGACCACATCCCCACCCGCCCTCGGACTCTACTACGTCAACAGAGTCTCCAACAGCCCCTCATGAACCCGCCGGGCTCCGGATTCGACCAGCCGCCCACCACGTCCCAGAGTTTAGGGCAGTTACACACGGcacccggacatcctgcgggaGGCGGGGCCGCTGGGAGAGGAGAAGCAGGCGGTGGCGAGGGCGGGGGCGCAGGTAAAAGAGCTGCTCCACGGGCCGCACGAGGCGGCCCCGCAGGAGCGGGCGCCTCTCGCTATCGAGGAGGCGGCGCAGGAGGGCGCTCGCGGGCCAATCCGGGCAGTTGGGATTACATGATGGACCAGATTCGGAATCGCGGCCTGGACGTCAAATCCTTCCTGTGAGTATTTACCTCAGCGTGAATCTCGTCATCAATCAGTGACGTCATTGATGGATCAGCAAATTATGATATTATTACAGATCAGCAATTTTTGCAGAATTATTAGTATTAACCAATCCTTATCTGCATCtgatttattctattttaatttatatctGAGGTCCAGGAAAGGATATTACAAGTTTTTCTCAAAATGCACATACCAACTTACTCtatttgaatttaattagTGTGGGTGTGAgcatcattattattgcacTGTAAACCATATTAATATTAATCACATCTCTGTGTgaagtcatttttgccggTGTTCATGTGTACGATTATGCTAATGTTGACGGTTTGGGTTGATGATCCTGCCGTTGGCATGTTTGCAAACGCTGTCATATAAATGTTAATCCAGTGTTGTTGACGGCCGCGAGCATTGTTTTTGAGATGGATCAACAACTCTCATTTGACTGAGATGAGATATAGTATCTCCTTCTGTTCTGAAGATTACATTTGCTGTCAGAGATGTTGTTGGTTTTGATATTGTTTATGCTAATACATAATTACACAATTAATCAAATACTTGTTAATGCATGCAGCCTTAGCAGTAGTGAGTTGAAGTACATTGCTAATAAGTCTTTTCTTGCTAACGTGTAGGCCTAATCAATACTTTATGAGTCGTGCAAACTAATATTGGggagattttttgggggggagatTTTCTCACTTTCATGCTAATGGCAAACTGATGCTTGGGCTGCTGACATAAGTCTGCAAGGGCACATGGTGCAGGCCATGTGTCACTGTGCATCAGTATAAGAGCAAGGGTTAAGCAGCTGAAGCATTGATCTTATGTCAGCAGCACCATTACGTCTCCAACGTATTGTTTCTTCGGGCCATAAGAGGATGGAGTCGCACCGGGGAGGGGAGGGCATGAGGAAGGACACTGCCacagcacaacaaacaaatcttTTTAACGTTagcctgcttttttttttttttttttttttctttttttttaaacatgaggTTTAAAGTTCCGCGGGCATATGGGAATGACACAGCTGGATGAATGCCTCCAGCTTCAATGAGCATTAGCAATGGAACACATGCAAGGTCACTCATTGCAAATGTAAAGCAGAAgttaactttttcttttttgcaataCCTGCAACGGTGACCTAGTAGTCGATTTTAAATCTCTGGAAAAACAAGTGAAGCATTTTTGAGTGAAATTGTTAATGGCTTTGTCACGGATATAGCTCAATGGATCTCCAGGGAGATACTGTACATGTGCTTTTAGCCTTAAATTAGTGTTATTCATGTCTGTTAATTAGCTCGCGTCATCTTCTTTTACATCCAGAGTCTCCGTTGAAGTGTTTTGCGGAAATGTAAAGGTCTTTATCAACAAGTAATGGGGGACGAGTGAGCCATTAGCTATTTATTCAGTCAACTGTGCACACGCTGTACTAATATATTGAATAGTGCACAGCAAATAGACAAATACTTATAAAAATGAGTCCTgtatggagttttttttttattaattaggGTAATTGGAGACTTCAAAATGTTAgaataataatttttgtttttttgtgtgtgtttttctgccGTACGATTGTCTGGAAAGCAGCCCGGACGGACGGACTCATTGAAATATTTGTCCTACGCTAATGCAAAAACGCAACTTGTATTTTTTGCCAGCTAACGCAATCATTTAAGTTGGaacaactttaaaatataaattattgacatttatggcaacatttatgttagttagttagttagttagttagttagttagttagttagttagttagttagttagttaaaCTATCCAGCCTTTATAATCATTTAATCCTTTATAATCCTTTTCTGTTTTAGGTTTTTGAAGTTTGTTGGACAGTTTTAGGTTACCGCTTTCCCAAGTTTTTTTAAGTGAGCAATATGGGACATCTTTGTATAATAAATTAGGACCGGGGATGTGCCTTCTTCTGCTCGGATGACAGAAAAGGTGGGGAACTACAGATATACGTATATGTGCAAGCAAAGATTATTAAACGGCTTAATCGCTTCGCTAGAAAAGCTCTGGATTGCATGTaagaaaagccaaattgtGAAGCAAAGGCGGATCTATTTCTGCAGTATGACAGGACCATATTTTCTAAGCAGAGGGTACAGTAGTGCCATCAGCGGCTTAAGCTATAGAAGCATGGGTGTGTGTGACACGCGGCGGTGGATGGTTAAGACGAAGGGGATAGAGATGTGGGGGGATTTGGAGGCGGGCAGCCAAATAGTGAAGTGCGAGGAGTGCAGTTTGGTGGCGGGCGAGAGAGCAGTGACCCAGAAAGCGGCGATACGCGGCGAGCACCTCTAGACGCTATGTCACTCAAATAGAAACAATTAGTCCAGATTCTTGTAATGAGGCTTAATTCAATCCTAACTCCGGCCAAAGTCAAAAGCAGCCATGTTGGGAGGAGGACGTGCACCTGTGTGgattttactttgaaaagcATATCCATTTAACACGCATTTACGATTCATTAACAGTTCTTAATTAATTCATGTCTGTGTGAAGTTGATAATTCCTTGCCACAAAGGCAAATTTCTTTTTAGGGTTTTGATACTTGGGTGATGTAAAAATGTGGTTTTACATCATTTATTCAACTTGAAGTTAACTTTGAACATGCTAACGCTCTTCCCCATGTTTTTTCAAGGAGTTGGGTTCATAAAGTCACCTGTTACAACCAGGAGTTGGCAAAAAGTTGCAAACATTCTCAAACAGTCTCAAATTGTTGCTAATTTTTGCAACAAATGAGCTAACATGTTTCACAAACGCTTTTAGCATTGCTAAAAGTCGCTAAATGTCATGCTAACAATTGAGGCGACCTCCTCGTTTTTGCTAGCAGTCAGTAAATTGGCGAATCCAACATTCACTACGTTCACAACCAGCGCAAGAAATCTTATCACTGTGTCaaattgaattttaatttccCCTCTAGTCCATGAAGGAAATTTAGTCAAACACAAATGGCTCGTTCCGTCTCAGCAGAGATTTCCACCGAGTGCCGTAATTATTAGCCTTTAATTTGGATTTTGTTTCGGGTTCGTTAATATCCTTCCCTGGACAGTGTTAGTGTTCTCTAATGttgcaaagttttttttttccaatctgAAGGCGACTTGTTTCTTCTTCTAAGTTCCTGAAATGTCCTAGCTGTCTGTCCTCACCTTAATtgacttttcttctctttcccCCCACCAGCACGCAGGTCACATTTTCCTTGTACTCAATTTCTCGCCACTCTGCAGCTGTTCTCCTTTcttgccatctgtgtgtctgcCTCTtatctgatttttgttttccggGGAGCCAGCGAAGGGAAGCTGGTGGTCCTGTCTTTGGCCATCGGTGTGGCCGAGCAAGACGACTTTGCCAATATCCCCGACCTGCAGGaaacgcagcagcagcagccggtCCCAGCGCCCAGTCAGGAGCCCCCTCTCGAGAAGAGGTACCCGATAATACGTGAAAATCAAAAGGATGGCAAATGAACAAAAGCGAAGAAGATATCAAAGAACGAGCTTAGAGAGGATATCCGGAGGATAGTAGTTTGTCTTATGATGAGTCCCGGCACTTAAATACTTTGCGATAAAGACTGTAGGCCAGATAACAGCGCTGATATACacggaaataaaaaaaatatgatggtCACAAGCACAcgtggggaaaaaatggcAAAGCACTTTGGATGTTGGCTGTAAAAGCCAAAATGGAGGATCACTTTCACACGCATTCTAACCAATCAAATCAAACAGTGTTTTCTCAACAAGTGATCTTTTACTTTAACTCTGGCATGATAATCATCTGCTGACATTTTCCTCCATGTTGTCATTACCTTTTTCCTTGTCATTCCACCCCCTCCAGttattgcattttctttgtattttcacGCTTTTATTATTCCActctgctgtcttttttttttgtgtgtgtgcctcatGCTCATTAGCTGCCTTCAATCACCCTCTGCTGTTCTGAGAGTCCCGTCTCTGTAGCTCCACCAAGGGCCCAGAGAGCCTTCTCATTATTCCACAACATGTTCGTCGCTTCCATAAATGCGCTGCTAAAAATAAACCCTTTCCTTGCCTGCCATCTTCCACACTCCAAGCCAAAACATTTCCACTCATCTATCCATTACGctcatctaaaaataaatgcttttgGATTGTCCACCAGGTGGGAGAAGCGGGTCTTGGGAAATGTTTTCTGCTATGGTTTGTTTTGGTGACCCAAAACGCTCAAAGTGGTCAGTTTGACAGTATTTGTAGCTTCTCGGTAAAATTCGATAGCCTACTTGGTGTAAGCTGCGAGTTTGATTTCCCCCGCTGGCCTATTAATCTCCTTTTAACCTCACTTCTGATTCTGTGACAAATTGGAGACAATTTGGAGATAAACGATGTGACACGCGGCTTGAGACGCCGTCGTCGGGTGAACAAATTTGGATTATTCGTCACACCAATTATATCTCACTCGCAGGTGTTTCATCAGTGTTGAGACGCCGAAGACATGAAATTCCAGCGTTAGTATTACAAGACCGAGcagttttatctttttttttttttttgtacagctGTAGAACAACACGACAGTCGTCCGCTATCTAACAAACGCACTCTCCGACTTTAATACAAACCATAAGTTTCCCGTGACACATTTTTCCTCGAGGTTAATTCAAAACTGCAAATATGAAAGAggtttttgtgaaaaaatgcctcttttatgaaaatcaaaactctagtatgaaatcCAGAATTAGCCTTTTCTGCCATTTCCTACATATTTCGTTTCGGGGCTTCTTCAGTCATTGTGCTCACCTGGAAACCTTCTTTAATAGCTTGTGAAATCCACTAATAGGAGCAACAAAGGACAGACGCCGAAAAGTCAAACACACCTTGATTAGCTGTGATTGAGTGCGTTTAGATTAACCTAAGGTTCATGTAATTTCGTGGAGATAGAAGAAAAAATGGGAAGGAATCTTGAGCTGCTATATTGAAAGATTTAAATGTCCCTCACCTGTGCTTTTAACTAATTTGGCTCAAGCTTCctcttattttgtttgtctattgaCAAATTACAAGCTGGTTTATAGTGAGTGATTTAGCCACATTTTAATTGGATGCTAAATACAGTTAGCGACGCTGACTTTCTGGGAGTTGATGATCCCCGCAGTGTTAGTGCTGACTCGGCAGATGTCCGACAATGATCGAATCGATCAAGCTTTTGGCATAGCGCTTATTATCGTCTGGAAGCTGCCTAGAGCTGGAGACACAACTGCACTcgctttcattttcacttttttccatCTCATAACAACCTGTGTATTGACATCAAACATGCGCCTGTCACATATCCTTACGCTCTAAATGGATACAAGTATTGAGACAAATAACATTGTCAACTTTGAATGAACGGCCCAAAACTCaaagaaacacatttgtgtgGAAATTTCATTTCCTGTAAATGTCCTCATGCTTTTGTCCATGTAGAGAAATGTAGGCAACCCATTTGGCAATATGAGAAATTTTTTGCCGGCATAAGTCAAACATCATGTGAGTACGACTTTGTCGAATAATCACTAAGCTTTCTACACACACTTTTCATTATCTGTTTTGATTTCAGAgcaatttcatttattattatccagAACAGACACCGACTCTATAGTAAGCTCAACTTAAATTCAATATTGTACGTTAAAATTGCTAATTAATTGATATGTTTGATCTCATGATAGTGTATTTCCTGACACCCTTAACCTTGCCTAGTGATTAAGAGCGCACGTATGTAAAAGCATCAAAGGGTCAAACATCCGCCGAATGGCCCTTCTTCCCCTTCAGCGGCACGCTAATGCTTAATTGTTACTTTGCTGTACttgaaagctgagaaaagccgCGGCATTCATTGGGGGACCTTGCGTATGATCAAAAATACGATAAAACCGTTGCGTTTACGAGACGGAGCTTGGGTTGACAAATAATTTTCTCCACGTGAAAACATGAGTTGAGTCGGACTGGAAAATATTCCATTGCGAGAGATTGGAATGGAGCATGCTGAGAGATTGATGTCGCGGGCATCCACAGGCCATCGCTATTAGAAAGCTTAATTAGAACGTCAGAGTGGCTTGTTAATGCCTCATTGGTCCTTACTCATACAATTCTGTTGCGATTCACTGAACCTATACAGTAAAGGCTCCTCCCGTGTTGCTATAAAGAGAAGCCACATTCCCCAAGAGCTTTGAATGTAGATCTCTGCGTGAACAGCGAGTCGGGCGCCCAATGAAGACGGAGATTCGGGAGAGAGGAGGCGGGATGTATAGTCGTGCTGCATTAACATTCAATCCGCTTGCCTGTGGCCTTTCAATTATTCAGGCATGGAAGTTGCATCATTTTGTGTAAGCCAGCAGAGATGTTGCTTGTGTTAGAATACATCTGGGAGATATTAATAGATATAGACGCAAATTTTCCGAGCCTGAAAGATGGTCGAGAGTGCCTGTTTAATGACAAGTGGGCTAGACCAAcgtgttttatgttttatccGATGGGCGCTATGCTTACTTACTATATGGACGTGAAGAGCAAAATCAAAGATAGATGGAGGTCATGACCTTTACCCGAAAACCACTCGAAACAATCTTTGCCTATAATAGAAATGTCATATATTGATTAGACCTCAAACCTTTTATACAAAATATCACctaaaaaaatgcaagatCTAATGTAAACGCAACTAAAAtatgtctgccatctagtggtgattgATGGCATTACAACTTATAACTATAGTCAATATTTGCTAATAGGCACCCGCAGAATTGCATATTTacagatttttatttcctccattttttttttttcaatttcttcCGGGATTTTGGGGGTGGCAAAGTTTATCAAGGGTCCGCTCAAAGTGGCCCGTGGGCCGCCagttgcccacccctgcactagaTGGAGCTTTTTGAGCACCACTGGATTACACATTACTATGCTGCCCTGACACGACTTGCCTCCTATCCCAGGAGCTTTTCAGGCCTAACTAATCAGCTCTCTCTCCAGGCGTGCTGATTAAGTTGGCCCATGAATCTTCCTATCGCTGCGGTTGGCGTTCATATGTGTACATCTCCTGGGAGTGCACATCTTCCTTCCAATTGAGCAATCGGAGGCTGTGCTGTGTGTTCTGTGCATGGGCCTGACAGCAGGTACAAGGCTTGGTACACATGTGCTCCTCAAATAAATAGACGGGAGACGAGCAATTAGGAGCTAAAATGGGATTCAACCGTATCCTGCCCCAGAACAGGTGGCTCATTTGCTTATGCCAGAGTCTTCCATTTCAATCTGTATTCAAAACATCTAGCGGCAGTTTAAGTGGacctttaaaaatgttacgTTAATAATGTTAAAGAAATCCTTCAGTTGAGCTTAGAGACTAAAAATTACAGGCGCTGGGTTGATATTGATTGTCTTTAGACAGTCTGATCATATTGGCCATGGCTAATGGAGTGAACTCCACAACTGTGATTTGAAAAATTCCCAAAAGCATTTAGACCTCGTTCTCTGTGAATGAGGCAGAGACACGGACGGCGAGGTTTAGTGCCTCCCGTGTTGCCTCTTGTCGAAATTGGATTTCAGCACACGTTGCTATTTAAGTCACGTTCCCAGCCTCTACGCGCACGCAGCAATCAGTTAACAGTGAATGCATCCG is part of the Syngnathus acus chromosome 6, fSynAcu1.2, whole genome shotgun sequence genome and encodes:
- the syt7a gene encoding synaptotagmin-3 isoform X1, which gives rise to MKDCQIIFECRKMGISHQSRKTSPASCKASSQTSPRRPAPVRTSRIRALPLRNTLPRKLGGQTRRLPSHVAQTHRASVQTRRASVQPAAHSGCTFSCYLCYCCYCCCLTLLSFSFLLLLSPTPPSDSSSTSPTPAPTSTSRVDELSTPPDVNLTVSAASPRLTSDDSVVLRRTCAPELLTPTTSPPPSSGSSFSFHRHMLCRPWPSSRSLSSLLLCPPSFGDPVLSYASTLDHIPTRPRTLLRQQSLQQPLMNPPGSGFDQPPTTSQSLGQLHTAPGHPAGGGAAGRGEAGGGEGGGAGKRAAPRAARGGPAGAGASRYRGGGAGGRSRANPGSWDYMMDQIRNRGLDVKSFLEGKLVVLSLAIGVAEQDDFANIPDLQETQQQQPVPAPSQEPPLEKRGNKPANSPKGQPPDGDGHSSVTDLANSLTGDMVMLSPGSEDDDGEGPISEKLGRIQFSIGYSFQNTTLTVKLLRGQELPAKDFSGTSDPFVKIYLLPDKKHKLETKVKRKNLNPHWNETFLFEGFPYEKVRERTLYLQVLDYDRFSRNDPIGEVSIPLNKVELGQIKTFWKELKPCSDGSGRRGDLLVSLCYNPTANTITVNIIKARNLKAMDIGGTSDPYVKVWLMHKDRRVEKKKTVTMKRCLNPIFNESFPFDVPAHVLRETTIIITVMDKDRLSRNDVIGKIYLSWKSGPAEVKHWKDMLARPRTNVAQWHALKA